The following proteins are encoded in a genomic region of Phycisphaera sp.:
- a CDS encoding VWA domain-containing protein, with the protein MDPRESENQPQPGDGLDTNEGEHAGVLAWVNRHKVPLLASSAAVSLLVHVIVLVIAALIQMNQPVAQLGSAASEVDFAVMTDAELSEIAAEELALEAPDTDSSSSPLELQAELDLGALEVDMSDLAESMGDVTLQIGGGDLDGAGLGVGDSAGSGASFFGVEARGNRFAFVVDTSGSMVNDGRLQAMQQELIRSVTGLFSSSDFFIVFFNSGAYAPGDRGIAWVKATDSGKNKARGHILATRAEGATRPASGFQLVAQLEPLPDAIYFMTDGEFSDDEAEQILGTFGRRNIPIHCITFRSREGEAVMRRIAAATRGTYTHIEGRP; encoded by the coding sequence ATGGACCCACGCGAATCCGAGAACCAACCGCAGCCCGGAGACGGCCTCGACACCAACGAGGGCGAGCATGCCGGCGTGCTGGCGTGGGTCAACCGCCACAAGGTGCCGCTGCTGGCCAGCAGCGCGGCGGTGTCGCTGCTCGTCCACGTGATCGTGCTGGTCATCGCCGCACTCATCCAAATGAACCAGCCGGTGGCCCAACTCGGCTCGGCGGCGTCCGAGGTCGACTTCGCGGTCATGACCGATGCGGAGCTGTCCGAAATCGCCGCCGAGGAGTTGGCTCTGGAGGCACCCGACACCGATTCTTCCAGTTCACCCCTCGAACTGCAAGCCGAGCTCGACCTTGGTGCGCTCGAGGTCGACATGTCGGACCTGGCCGAGTCGATGGGCGACGTGACGCTCCAGATCGGCGGCGGGGACCTGGACGGCGCGGGGCTTGGTGTCGGTGACAGCGCGGGCTCGGGGGCGAGCTTCTTCGGGGTCGAGGCGCGGGGCAACCGGTTCGCGTTCGTGGTCGATACCTCGGGCTCGATGGTCAACGACGGCCGGCTGCAAGCGATGCAGCAGGAGCTCATCCGGTCGGTTACCGGGCTCTTCAGCTCGTCGGACTTCTTCATCGTCTTCTTCAACTCCGGCGCGTACGCCCCGGGCGACCGCGGCATCGCGTGGGTCAAGGCGACCGATAGCGGCAAGAACAAGGCGCGGGGGCACATCCTGGCGACCCGGGCCGAAGGTGCGACGCGGCCGGCGTCCGGCTTCCAGTTGGTTGCCCAGCTCGAGCCGCTGCCCGATGCGATCTACTTCATGACCGACGGCGAGTTCTCCGACGACGAGGCCGAGCAGATCCTCGGGACCTTCGGCCGGCGCAACATCCCGATCCACTGCATCACGTTCCGCAGCCGAGAGGGCGAAGCGGTCATGCGTCGGATCGCCGCCGCCACGCGCGGCACGTACACGCACATCGAGGGCCGGCCTTGA
- a CDS encoding MotA/TolQ/ExbB proton channel family protein: MSFVSGALAQFSAPAWTLLAQTTAATPPNEGKTLLQHILSGGPIGIVIILLSFTAVLMAVWLVAEIRLPRLAPPRVVEGLDRLLAANDVRGALAFCQAEENRCLLTGMFAAALTRCLRSPFGLLELRSALEEAGQERFARLQRKTDPMGLIAAVAPMLGLLGTVVGLVGAFETLSVSEGVRPEALASSISVALITTVLGLIVAIPATALHSFFRNRVDALAQNVAELTEELAARIQSSKPAGGQSPTPAGRAPAPTTAGAR, from the coding sequence ATGAGCTTTGTATCGGGCGCACTCGCCCAGTTTTCCGCGCCCGCATGGACGCTGCTGGCGCAGACCACCGCGGCAACGCCGCCCAACGAGGGCAAGACGCTGCTGCAACACATCCTCTCGGGTGGGCCGATCGGCATCGTCATCATCTTGCTGTCGTTCACGGCGGTGCTGATGGCGGTGTGGCTGGTGGCGGAGATCCGCCTGCCCAGGCTCGCGCCGCCGCGCGTGGTCGAGGGGCTCGACCGGCTGCTGGCGGCCAACGACGTGCGCGGCGCGCTGGCGTTCTGCCAGGCCGAGGAGAACCGGTGCCTGCTTACGGGCATGTTCGCGGCAGCGCTCACGCGGTGCCTGCGTTCGCCCTTCGGGTTGCTTGAATTGCGGTCGGCCTTGGAAGAGGCGGGCCAGGAGCGATTCGCGCGATTGCAACGCAAGACCGACCCGATGGGCCTCATCGCCGCGGTCGCACCGATGCTCGGTCTGCTGGGCACGGTCGTTGGTCTGGTCGGTGCCTTCGAGACGCTCAGCGTGAGCGAGGGCGTGCGGCCCGAGGCGTTGGCGTCGAGCATCTCGGTGGCGCTCATCACCACGGTGCTGGGTCTGATCGTCGCCATCCCCGCCACGGCGTTGCACAGCTTCTTTCGCAACCGCGTGGACGCGCTCGCCCAGAACGTGGCCGAGCTGACCGAAGAGTTGGCGGCCCGCATCCAGAGCTCCAAGCCCGCTGGCGGGCAGTCGCCCACGCCCGCGGGGCGTGCGCCCGCGCCGACCACGGCCGGCGCGCGCTGA